The following are from one region of the Etheostoma spectabile isolate EspeVRDwgs_2016 chromosome 17, UIUC_Espe_1.0, whole genome shotgun sequence genome:
- the bnip4 gene encoding BCL2/adenovirus E1B 19 kDa protein-interacting protein 3, giving the protein MSLQKDISSDESLQGSWVELHFIGTGSQSTSHHGSQEQIPTSIQEGDVEKMLLDAQHESGKNSSRGSSQCNSPRRAQTPLLLWRGSEANSSQSDEDFQERRREVENMMKKNADWIWDWSSRPENNPPKEFLLKYPKRSTSLSIRNTSVMKKGGVLSADFLKLFLPSLIISHILAVGIGIYIGKRLTSHLHTY; this is encoded by the exons ATGTCGCTCCAGAAGGACATTTCGTCGGACGAGAGTTTGCAAG GTTCCTGGGTTGAGCTGCATTTTATTGGTACTGGCTCTCAAAGTACTAGTCACCACGGAAGCCAGGAGCAAATCCCCACCTCTATTCAGGAGGGTGACGTGGAGAAAATGCTGCTAGATGCACAGCACGAGTCGGGCAAAAACAGCTCCAGAGGAAGCTCTCAATGCAACAG CCCACGTAGAGCCCAGACCCCCCTTCTTCTGTGGAGAGGCTCAGAGGCCAACAGCTCACAG TCAGATGAAGACTTCCAAGAAAGAAGACGGGAAGTAGAGAATATGATGAAGAAAAATGCTGACTGGATCTGGGACTGGTCTAGTCGACCTGAGAACAATCCACCAAA GGAGTTCCTGCTGAAGTACCCTAAGCGCTCGACCTCTCTCAGCATTAGGAACACCAGTGTCATGAAGAAGGGAGGTGTTCTCTCTGCTGACTTCCTGAAGCTTTTCCTTCCTTCATTAATCATTTCTCACATACTCGCTGTTGGCATAGG GATATATATTGGGAAGCGTCTTACTTCCCACCTACACACCTACTAA
- the LOC116704980 gene encoding alpha-2A adrenergic receptor translates to MDDINRLLANTASNPPKRALFRQTVSSTPQLILMGCLNFTSGNETLPGRHPYSVQTCVPLTILVGILILLTVFGNFMVVIAVITSRALRAPQNSFLVSLACADILVATLVMPFSLANELMGYWYFGKVWCEIYLALDVLFCTSSIVHLCAISLDRYWSVSQAIEYNLRRTPGRIKCTVFIVWVLAAIISFPPLITMKKDEGKKDRPECKINDEKWYIIFSSTASFFAPCLIMIMVYVRIYQIAKKRTRALPGERQKEYGNPKGTMCGLDALGRKDREGGGMEEGDDREINGLDVEEEPSSSDGNETILCSLKKKRGMRITKVAQVKPGETSPKPEGQPCVRASKWKGKQYRERRFTFVLAVVMGVFVLCWFPFFFTYTLTAVCDTCCVPETLFKMFFWFGYCNSSLNPVIYTIFNNDFRRSFKKILCKRDRRGL, encoded by the coding sequence ATGGATGATATTAATAGACTGCTGGCAAACACAGCTTCCAACCCTCCTAAAAGAGCACtgttcagacagacagtctCTTCGACACCACAGCTCATCCTGATGGGTTGTCTTAACTTCACCAGCGGAAATGAGACTTTGCCTGGCAGGCACCCTTATTCTGTGCAGACCTGTGTGCCTTTAACAATCCTGGTGGGTATCCTGATTCTGCTAACAGTGTTTGGCAATTTCATGGTAGTTATCGCTGTGATCACAAGCAGAGCCCTGAGAGCACCTCAGAACTCATTTTTAGTCTCTCTGGCATGTGCAGACATTTTGGTTGCCACATTGGTGATGCCATTCTCTTTAGCAAATGAACTGATGGGTTACTGGTACTTTGGTAAAGTGTGGTGTGAAATCTACCTGGCTTTGGATGTGCTCTTCTGCACCTCATCCATCGTTCACCTGTGTGCAATCAGTTTGGACAGATACTGGTCCGTCTCTCAAGCGATCGAGTACAACCTGAGAAGGACACCGGGAAGGATTAAATGCACAGTCTTTATAGTTTGGGTACTGGCGGCCATAATTTCCTTCCCTCCGCTTATCACAATGAAAAAGGATGAGGGTAAAAAAGACCGCCCTgaatgtaaaattaatgatGAGAAATGGTACATCATATTTTCCAGCACTGCCTCTTTTTTTGCACCCTGCCTCATCATGATTATGGTGTATGTTAGAATTTACCAAATTGCCAAGAAAAGAACAAGAGCTCTGCCAGGTGAAAGGCAGAAAGAATATGGCAATCCAAAAGGCACAATGTGTGGTTTGGACGCCCTGGGGAGAAAAGACCGAGAAGGGGGGGGGATGGAAGAGGGGGACGATAGAGAGATCAACGGGCTGGACGTGGAGGAGGAACCTTCCTCGTCTGATGGGAATGAAACCATCCTATGTTccctgaagaagaagaggggcATGAGAATAACCAAAGTGGCTCAGGTGAAGCCTGGGGAAACCTCTCCAAAGCCAGAGGGGCAGCCCTGTGTGAGAGCGAGCAAGTGGAAAGGAAAGCAGTACAGAGAGAGGCGCTTCACATTTGTTCTGGCTGTGGTCATGGGAGTGTTTGTTCTCTGCTGGTTCCCCTTTTTCTTCACATACACGCTCACCGCCGTGTGCGACACCTGCTGTGTCCCAGAGACattgttcaaaatgtttttctggtTTGGTTACTGCAATAGCTCACTAAACCCTGTTATATACACTATATTCAACAATGACTTCAGGAGGTCTTTTAAAAAGATCCTTTGTAAAAGAGACAGAAGAGGTTTATGA
- the smndc1 gene encoding survival of motor neuron-related-splicing factor 30, with product MSEDLVKQLNSYKAQLQQVEVALSTDSENEDLLKLQKDLQEVIDLTKDLLTSQPTDSTSSTHGSETVPLKHGWKVGDKCMAVWNQDGQVYEAEIEEIDRENGTAAVTFAGYGNAEVIPLQNLRAREEGKRSDEEGSLKPKSRKEQIAEQREYKKKKAQKKVLRMKELEQEREEQKSKWQQFNNKAYSKNKKGQVKRSIFASPESVNGKVGVGTCGIADKPMTQYHDTSKYNVRHLMPQ from the exons ATGTCGGAAGACTTGGTGAAACAGTTGAACAGCTACAAAGCCCAGCTACAGCAAGTAGAAGTTGCCTTATCGACCGACTCAGAAAATGAAGACCTTCTTAAACTTCAGAAAGACTTGCAG GAAGTCATCGATTTGACAAAAGACCTCCTGACCTCACAGCCTACTGATAGCACTTCTAGTACCCATGGCTCGGAAACGGTACCCCTGAAGCATGGCTGGAAAGTTGGGGACAAATGTATGGCTGTGTGGAATCAGGACGGACA GGTGTATGAGGCTGAGATTGAGGAGATAGACCGGGAGAACGGAACTGCAGCCGTTACCTTTGCTGGGTACGGGAATGCTGAAGTGATTCCTCTGCAGAACCTCAGAGCACGAGAGGAGGGGAAACGTTCTGACGAGGAGGGGAGTCTAAAGCCAAAATCAAG GAAAGAGCAGATAGCGGAGCAGAGAGAgtataagaagaaaaaagcacaGAAGAAGGTTCTGAGGATGAAGGAattggagcaagagagggaggaaCAAAAGTCAAAGTGGCAACAGTTCAACAACAAAGCCTACTCAAAGAACAAGAAAGGACAG GTAAAGAGGAGCATATTTGCATCTCCAGAAAGTGTAAATGGAAAGGTTGGAGTGGGAACATGTGGTATTGCAGACAAGCCAATGACCCAGTACCATGACACGTCAAAATACAATGTCAGACATCTAATGCCTCAGTGA